In the Geobacter sp. FeAm09 genome, one interval contains:
- the rfbF gene encoding glucose-1-phosphate cytidylyltransferase — protein sequence MKVVILAGGFGTRISEESHLKPKPMIEIGQRPILWHIMKIYSSYGFNDFIICVGYKGYCIKDYFAHYFLHEADVTFDFRNQNQRMIHHHSAEPWTVTLVNTGLETMTGGRVKRVQPYVGDEPFLLTYGDGVGDVNIAQLVAYHNNHGKLATVTATQPGGRFGALNLDNSNHVLGFQEKPKGDGAWINAGFFVLQPEVFNYLEGDDTILERSPLERLAREGQLTAYKHPGFWQPMDTLRDKNHLEELWKSGAAPWKLW from the coding sequence ATGAAAGTTGTCATACTAGCAGGTGGTTTCGGCACCCGTATCAGCGAAGAATCACACCTGAAACCAAAACCAATGATTGAAATAGGCCAACGCCCGATCCTTTGGCATATAATGAAGATATATTCGAGTTATGGATTCAATGACTTCATCATCTGCGTCGGCTACAAGGGGTACTGCATCAAGGATTATTTCGCTCATTATTTCCTCCATGAAGCCGATGTCACCTTTGATTTCAGGAACCAGAACCAGCGTATGATCCATCACCATTCAGCCGAGCCCTGGACGGTTACTCTGGTCAATACCGGCCTTGAAACCATGACCGGCGGGCGGGTCAAGCGCGTCCAGCCCTATGTTGGAGACGAACCGTTCCTGCTGACCTATGGTGATGGTGTGGGCGACGTGAATATCGCCCAACTGGTGGCCTACCACAACAACCACGGCAAACTGGCCACGGTGACCGCAACCCAACCGGGAGGCCGCTTCGGCGCCCTTAACCTCGATAACAGCAACCACGTGCTCGGTTTCCAGGAAAAGCCCAAAGGGGATGGTGCTTGGATCAACGCCGGTTTCTTTGTGTTGCAACCTGAGGTATTCAACTACCTAGAGGGTGACGACACAATCCTTGAGCGTAGCCCATTGGAAAGGCTGGCCCGCGAGGGACAGCTGACGGCCTACAAGCACCCTGGCTTCTGGCAGCCCATGGACACCTTGCGCGACAAAAATCACCTGGAAGAGTTGTGGAAATCCGGGGCCGCTCCGTGGAAGCTGTGGTGA
- a CDS encoding NAD-dependent epimerase: MTKILVTGAAGFIGFHLSMRLLERGDEVIGLDNLNDYYDVRLKHDRLKQLEERPGFRFVRASLEDRETMARLFSQERFDKVVNLAAQAGVRYSLQNPHAYIDSNIVGFTNILEGCRHTDVGHLVYASSSSVYGANTRMPFSVHHNVDHPVSLYAATKKANELMAHTYSSLYGIPTTGLRFFTVYGPWGRPDMALFLFTKAILEGKPIDVFNHGRMQRDFTFIDDIVEGVVRVTDHVATANSSWSGGQPDPGTSYAPYRIYNIGNNNPVELMRFIETLEQCLGKKAEKNLLPIQAGDVPATYADVDDLMQDVGFKPATSIEEGIGRFVEWYRGYYGL; the protein is encoded by the coding sequence ATGACTAAGATTCTCGTGACCGGCGCTGCCGGTTTTATCGGCTTTCATCTCAGCATGCGTCTCCTGGAGAGGGGAGACGAGGTCATCGGCCTCGACAACCTGAACGACTACTACGATGTCCGGCTCAAGCATGACCGGCTCAAGCAGTTGGAGGAGCGGCCCGGCTTCCGGTTCGTCAGGGCCTCCCTTGAGGATCGGGAGACCATGGCCCGCCTCTTTTCCCAAGAGCGGTTCGACAAGGTCGTGAACCTGGCCGCCCAGGCCGGGGTGCGCTACTCCCTCCAAAATCCCCACGCCTATATCGACAGCAACATCGTCGGCTTCACGAACATCCTGGAAGGGTGCCGCCACACCGACGTGGGGCACCTCGTTTACGCCTCTTCCAGCTCGGTCTACGGCGCCAATACCCGGATGCCCTTCTCCGTGCACCACAACGTGGACCATCCGGTGTCCCTGTATGCCGCCACGAAGAAGGCCAACGAACTGATGGCCCACACCTATTCCAGCCTCTACGGCATCCCCACCACCGGCCTGCGTTTTTTCACCGTCTACGGCCCCTGGGGGCGGCCGGACATGGCCCTGTTTCTCTTCACCAAGGCGATCCTTGAAGGCAAACCGATCGACGTCTTCAACCACGGCAGGATGCAGCGGGACTTCACCTTCATCGACGACATCGTGGAGGGGGTTGTCAGGGTGACGGACCATGTGGCCACGGCAAATTCATCCTGGAGCGGCGGCCAGCCCGACCCCGGCACCAGTTACGCCCCCTACCGGATCTACAACATCGGCAATAACAACCCGGTGGAGCTGATGCGCTTTATCGAGACGCTGGAGCAATGCCTGGGCAAAAAGGCGGAGAAGAACCTGCTGCCGATCCAGGCAGGCGACGTGCCGGCAACCTATGCCGATGTGGATGATCTGATGCAGGATGTGGGATTCAAGCCGGCCACCTCCATTGAAGAGGGGATTGGACGGTTTGTGGAGTGGTATCGGGGGTATTACGGGCTGTAA
- the gmd gene encoding GDP-mannose 4,6-dehydratase has translation MKRALITGITGQDGSYLAELLLGKGYEVHGMIRRSSSFNTGRINHIYRDPHEKDVRLFLHYGDLNDASSINTLLRSIQPDEIYNLGAQSHVRVSFDVPEYTGEVDALGAVRILEGIRETGLNTRFYQASSSELYGKVVETPQKETTPFYPRSPYACAKAYAFYITMNYRESYNMYACNGILFNHESPRRGETFVTRKITRAAARIKLGVQECLYLGNLDAKRDWGFAGDYVEAMWLMMQQDQADDYVIATGETWSVRTFAEKVFERLGMPLTWRGTGTDEQGIDTASGKVVIRIDPKYFRPAEVDLLLGDPSKAKRQLGWELKTSFDQLVNMMVDSDLKQAEREKRADG, from the coding sequence ATGAAACGGGCACTCATCACCGGCATCACCGGTCAGGACGGTTCATATCTGGCTGAACTGCTGTTGGGAAAAGGATACGAGGTCCACGGCATGATCCGGCGTTCCTCATCCTTCAATACCGGCCGCATCAACCACATCTACCGCGACCCGCACGAAAAGGATGTCCGCCTGTTCCTGCACTACGGCGACCTGAACGATGCCAGCTCCATCAACACCCTGCTGCGCTCGATCCAGCCGGACGAAATCTACAACCTGGGCGCCCAGAGCCACGTCAGGGTGTCGTTCGATGTCCCGGAATACACCGGCGAGGTGGATGCCTTGGGCGCGGTGCGCATCCTGGAGGGCATCCGCGAGACCGGCCTGAATACGCGATTCTACCAGGCATCGTCCTCGGAACTCTACGGCAAGGTGGTGGAAACGCCCCAGAAGGAAACCACGCCGTTCTACCCGCGTTCGCCCTATGCCTGCGCCAAGGCCTACGCCTTTTACATCACGATGAATTACCGCGAAAGCTACAACATGTATGCCTGCAACGGCATCCTCTTCAACCACGAATCGCCCCGCCGGGGCGAAACCTTCGTCACCCGCAAGATTACCCGCGCCGCGGCCCGCATCAAACTGGGGGTACAGGAGTGTCTCTACCTGGGCAACCTGGATGCCAAGCGCGACTGGGGCTTTGCCGGCGACTACGTTGAGGCCATGTGGCTCATGATGCAGCAGGACCAGGCCGACGACTACGTTATAGCCACCGGTGAAACCTGGTCGGTGCGCACCTTTGCCGAAAAGGTCTTCGAGCGGCTCGGCATGCCGTTAACGTGGCGGGGAACCGGCACTGATGAACAGGGGATCGACACGGCGAGCGGCAAGGTCGTCATCAGGATTGACCCCAAATACTTCCGCCCGGCAGAGGTTGACCTGCTGCTGGGGGATCCCTCCAAGGCGAAACGCCAGCTGGGCTGGGAACTGAAAACAAGCTTCGATCAACTGGTAAACATGATGGTGGACAGTGATCTGAAGCAGGCGGAGAGGGAAAAACGGGCCGACGGCTAA
- a CDS encoding phospholipase D-like domain-containing protein has translation MMGVLSCARKSVCIMTPYFIPDRPMIAALITTALRGVDVRIVLPGVNNLPFVHWATRGLLWELLANGIRVFYQPPPFVHTKLFLVDDVWALVGSANLDHRSLRLNFELNLSVFDESFAASLKRHFERAFATSHEVTQEEIDGRSLPIRLRDNCARLFSPYL, from the coding sequence ATGATGGGGGTGCTCTCCTGCGCCAGGAAGTCCGTGTGCATCATGACCCCCTACTTCATCCCCGACCGGCCGATGATCGCGGCACTGATCACCACCGCCCTGCGCGGGGTGGACGTGCGCATCGTCCTGCCCGGCGTGAACAACCTCCCCTTTGTTCACTGGGCGACCCGCGGGCTCTTGTGGGAACTCCTGGCAAACGGCATCAGGGTCTTCTACCAGCCGCCCCCCTTTGTCCATACCAAACTGTTTCTGGTAGACGACGTCTGGGCTCTGGTCGGCTCGGCCAACCTCGACCATCGCAGCCTGCGCCTCAATTTCGAACTCAACCTGAGCGTCTTCGACGAGTCCTTTGCCGCCAGCCTCAAACGGCACTTCGAACGGGCCTTCGCCACCTCCCACGAAGTGACCCAGGAGGAGATCGACGGCCGCTCCCTGCCCATCAGGCTCAGGGACAACTGCGCGCGGCTCTTTTCGCCCTACCTGTAG
- a CDS encoding phospholipase D-like domain-containing protein — MDHVFIALFALCTCLLSLATAGHALLHKRDSRSALGWLSISLTLPLLGPFLYWCLGVNRISRRARRWQESGRRLSGGEIHPFEEESGAALRLPPAAAHLDDLRVLGDRVVRTRLREGNRIMPLVDGEEAYPAMLAAIKRAGESINLSSYIFDADGIGAQFVDQLREAAARGVEVRIIIDALGEKYSRHLPRTALAGTKVRLVRYLPLSRGAYINLRNHRKLLIIDGREAFTGGMNIRSRHQPASADRCTGIRDMHFFVQGPVVADLQRTFLEDWYFVTGERLDTPSFFPPSPPGAAPWPGPSATDRTRISASSSTS; from the coding sequence ATGGATCATGTCTTCATCGCCCTGTTTGCCCTCTGCACCTGCCTGCTCTCGCTGGCCACGGCGGGGCACGCCCTGCTCCACAAACGCGATTCCCGCTCGGCCCTGGGCTGGCTGAGCATCAGCCTGACGTTGCCGCTGCTCGGCCCATTCCTGTACTGGTGCCTGGGGGTCAACCGCATCTCCCGCCGGGCACGGCGCTGGCAGGAAAGCGGCCGCAGGCTCAGCGGAGGCGAGATACACCCCTTCGAGGAGGAGAGCGGCGCGGCTCTGCGGCTTCCTCCGGCAGCGGCGCACCTGGATGACCTGCGGGTATTGGGCGACCGGGTGGTGCGCACCAGGCTGCGGGAGGGAAACCGCATCATGCCGCTGGTGGATGGGGAGGAGGCCTACCCGGCCATGCTGGCGGCCATCAAACGGGCCGGGGAAAGCATCAACCTGAGCAGTTATATCTTCGATGCCGACGGCATCGGCGCCCAATTCGTCGATCAGCTCAGGGAGGCGGCCGCCCGGGGCGTCGAGGTGCGGATTATCATCGACGCCCTGGGGGAGAAGTATAGTCGCCACCTTCCCCGCACGGCCCTGGCAGGCACCAAGGTGCGCCTGGTCCGCTACCTCCCCCTGAGTCGGGGCGCCTACATCAACCTGCGCAATCACCGTAAATTATTGATCATCGACGGCCGCGAGGCCTTTACCGGCGGCATGAACATCCGTAGCCGCCACCAGCCGGCCTCCGCCGACAGATGCACCGGCATCCGGGACATGCACTTTTTCGTTCAGGGTCCGGTGGTGGCCGACCTGCAAAGGACCTTTCTGGAAGACTGGTATTTTGTTACCGGCGAGCGGTTGGACACCCCTTCCTTCTTCCCCCCCTCGCCCCCCGGGGCAGCGCCCTGGCCCGGGCCATCAGCGACGGACCGGACAAGGATTTCCGCAAGCTCGAGCACATCATGA
- a CDS encoding Rieske (2Fe-2S) protein: MTPVAKVGEVPNFGKKVVSASGREVLLVNVKGTIYACENECPHQGSPMNAAIVKEGYIACPRHGYRFSLTDGTCADHPEFTLKTFPVQISGDAILIDPA; encoded by the coding sequence ATGACACCGGTGGCAAAGGTCGGCGAGGTTCCCAACTTCGGCAAGAAGGTCGTTTCCGCCTCGGGCCGGGAGGTTCTCCTGGTCAACGTGAAAGGGACCATCTACGCCTGCGAGAACGAATGCCCCCACCAGGGGAGCCCCATGAACGCAGCCATCGTGAAGGAGGGGTATATCGCCTGCCCGCGCCACGGTTACCGTTTCAGCCTGACCGACGGCACATGCGCGGACCACCCCGAGTTCACCCTGAAGACCTTTCCCGTCCAGATCAGCGGAGACGCCATCCTCATCGATCCGGCATAG
- a CDS encoding P-II family nitrogen regulator, with product MKLIEAIIKPFKLDEVKDALNEIGIEGITVSEVKGFGRQKGHTELYRGAEYVVDFIPKIKIEIAVSDDLVTKVVETIQNTAKTGRIGDGKIFIISLEEAVRIRTGEKGTDAI from the coding sequence ATGAAACTCATCGAAGCCATCATAAAACCATTCAAATTGGACGAAGTTAAGGATGCCCTCAATGAAATCGGCATCGAAGGTATAACGGTCAGCGAGGTCAAGGGATTCGGCCGGCAGAAAGGGCACACCGAACTCTACCGCGGCGCAGAGTATGTGGTTGATTTCATCCCCAAGATCAAGATCGAGATCGCGGTGAGCGACGATCTGGTCACCAAGGTGGTGGAGACGATTCAGAATACGGCCAAGACCGGCAGGATCGGCGACGGCAAGATCTTTATCATCTCGCTCGAAGAGGCCGTAAGGATCAGGACCGGTGAAAAAGGTACGGACGCGATCTAA
- a CDS encoding ammonium transporter has translation MKLKLYFAAIMLVILAGLLPICAMAEEKQDAAPAAAPAATAPAAAPAAAPAAAPAPAPAAAAPATPPDVKPVLNTGDTAWMLVSAALVLLMIPGLALFYGGMVRQKNVLSTMMHSFVAMGIVGVQWAVIGYSLAFAPDLGGGLLGNFSKFMLNGLIIMKDAASGTVDWALFQNYAKEPGAIPEIVFAMYQAMFAMITVALISGALAERVKFSAYCLFVLLWTTLVYDPLAHWVWMTDGWLFKKGALDFAGGTVVHLSSGISALAFLVFLGKRHGFPTERMAPHNLPLTLLGVGLLWFGWFGFNAGSAVVGVNTSDAAGGLAGLAFATTTIAPAAAGLSWMFAEWFHAGKPSALGFGSGVVAGLVVITPAAGFVQPGAALIMGIAAGIVCYLGVLLKAKLKYDDSLDAFGVHGIGGTFGAIVTGIFATVGATGLLAGNAKQLMIQLIAVLAAGAYAFIVTLIISFVLDKTIGLRVEKEDEIMGLDQTQHSESGYNM, from the coding sequence ATGAAGCTCAAACTGTATTTTGCCGCAATAATGCTCGTCATCCTGGCCGGTCTGCTACCGATCTGCGCCATGGCCGAAGAGAAGCAAGATGCCGCCCCGGCCGCCGCACCTGCTGCAACCGCTCCTGCCGCGGCACCTGCCGCCGCCCCGGCAGCAGCGCCTGCTCCGGCTCCGGCAGCCGCCGCTCCGGCCACGCCACCTGACGTCAAGCCGGTGCTCAATACCGGCGACACCGCCTGGATGCTGGTTTCCGCAGCCCTGGTACTGCTGATGATCCCCGGCCTGGCCCTGTTCTACGGCGGTATGGTCCGTCAGAAGAACGTGCTCTCCACCATGATGCATTCGTTCGTGGCCATGGGTATCGTCGGCGTGCAGTGGGCCGTTATCGGCTACTCCCTCGCTTTTGCCCCCGACCTTGGCGGTGGCCTCCTGGGCAACTTCAGCAAGTTCATGCTGAACGGCCTGATCATCATGAAGGATGCGGCCAGCGGCACAGTGGACTGGGCCCTGTTCCAGAACTACGCCAAGGAGCCCGGCGCGATCCCCGAAATAGTCTTCGCCATGTACCAGGCCATGTTCGCCATGATCACCGTGGCCCTCATCTCCGGCGCCCTGGCGGAGCGCGTCAAGTTCTCGGCCTACTGCCTGTTCGTCCTGCTCTGGACCACCCTGGTGTATGACCCCCTGGCCCACTGGGTCTGGATGACCGACGGCTGGCTGTTCAAAAAAGGCGCCCTGGACTTTGCCGGCGGCACCGTCGTCCACCTCTCCTCCGGTATCTCGGCCCTGGCGTTCCTGGTCTTTCTCGGCAAGCGTCACGGCTTCCCCACCGAGCGCATGGCTCCCCATAACCTGCCGCTGACCCTGCTGGGCGTCGGTCTGCTCTGGTTCGGCTGGTTCGGGTTCAACGCCGGTTCCGCGGTTGTCGGCGTCAACACCTCCGATGCCGCCGGCGGCCTGGCCGGCCTGGCCTTCGCCACCACCACCATCGCCCCGGCTGCCGCCGGCCTTTCCTGGATGTTCGCCGAGTGGTTCCATGCCGGCAAACCCAGCGCCCTCGGCTTCGGTTCGGGCGTCGTGGCCGGCCTGGTCGTCATCACCCCGGCAGCCGGTTTCGTACAGCCTGGCGCGGCCCTGATCATGGGCATCGCGGCTGGTATCGTCTGCTACCTGGGCGTGCTGCTGAAAGCCAAGCTGAAATACGACGACTCCCTGGATGCCTTTGGCGTACACGGCATCGGCGGCACCTTCGGCGCCATCGTGACCGGCATCTTTGCCACCGTCGGTGCAACCGGCCTTCTGGCCGGCAATGCCAAGCAGCTCATGATCCAGTTGATCGCCGTTCTGGCTGCCGGCGCCTACGCCTTCATCGTCACCCTGATCATCTCCTTTGTCCTCGACAAGACCATCGGCCTGCGCGTGGAGAAGGAAGACGAGATCATGGGCCTCGACCAGACGCAGCATTCCGAGTCCGGCTACAATATGTAA
- a CDS encoding sensor histidine kinase, with protein sequence METPADRHIDGAISQELLKQLAYNEKMSELGRISAGVVHELNAPLSVIISASQLIMREADVPEFVREMVARISSEAMRLSHMTRGLLNFSSQEEAESGGEADVNLTVEFVLDFLDYEAARRGVTLLRKLDYHLPVVEVGANLLKQVLLNIIMNALQAMEELEGGSLMVETVEPEPGKVSIVITDTGPGIPAAALTRIFDPYFTTKKPGEGTGLGLFVTRTLVENLGGSIGVRSTEGEGTTFTVTFAAEES encoded by the coding sequence ATGGAAACCCCGGCAGACAGGCATATCGACGGAGCCATCAGTCAAGAGCTTCTCAAACAATTGGCATACAACGAGAAGATGTCTGAACTCGGTAGGATCTCCGCCGGCGTGGTGCATGAACTGAACGCGCCGCTTTCAGTCATCATCTCGGCCTCCCAGTTGATCATGCGGGAAGCCGACGTGCCGGAATTCGTGCGGGAGATGGTCGCCCGGATCAGTTCCGAGGCCATGCGCCTTTCCCACATGACGCGGGGGCTGCTCAATTTCAGCAGCCAGGAGGAAGCGGAATCGGGCGGGGAGGCGGACGTCAATCTTACGGTGGAGTTCGTGCTGGACTTTCTCGATTACGAGGCGGCGCGGCGCGGCGTAACCCTTTTGCGCAAGCTGGACTACCATCTGCCGGTGGTGGAGGTCGGCGCCAACCTCTTGAAGCAGGTCCTGCTCAACATCATCATGAATGCCCTGCAGGCCATGGAAGAGCTGGAGGGAGGGAGCCTGATGGTCGAAACCGTGGAGCCGGAGCCGGGAAAGGTGAGCATCGTCATCACCGATACCGGGCCCGGAATCCCGGCCGCAGCGCTGACCAGGATCTTCGACCCCTATTTCACCACCAAAAAGCCGGGTGAAGGTACCGGGCTCGGGCTGTTCGTCACCAGGACGCTTGTGGAAAATCTGGGGGGGAGCATCGGAGTGCGGAGCACGGAAGGTGAGGGGACGACCTTTACCGTGACCTTCGCCGCTGAAGAGTCCTGA
- a CDS encoding DnaJ C-terminal domain-containing protein has protein sequence MAQTDYYKALGVDKNATPEEIKKAFRKLAVKYHPDRNPGDKASEDKFKEINEAYAVLSDSKKKEEYDTFGSSGFHRQYSQEDIFRGFDFGNAYKDMGAGGGEDIFSRLFGGAFGRGGRSGFRAAPQKGADHEMETDVSFRDAAQGSEKLVAFRRNGNREELKVKIPAGVENGSKIRIAGKGGPGESGGQPGDLYLIIRVLADPVFTREGGDLFVERSIPFSAACLGTSLDVPTLEGDKRIKVPAGIQAGTKIRLKGCGVKPLGSNTKGDLYVKVTIQVPGSLSAEQKRLVEELAEHGL, from the coding sequence ATGGCACAGACAGACTATTACAAAGCGCTGGGAGTCGATAAGAACGCCACCCCGGAGGAGATCAAGAAAGCCTTCCGCAAGCTGGCGGTCAAGTATCACCCCGACCGCAACCCGGGGGACAAGGCCTCGGAGGATAAATTCAAGGAGATCAACGAGGCCTATGCCGTGCTCTCCGATTCCAAGAAGAAGGAAGAGTACGACACCTTCGGCTCCAGCGGTTTTCATCGCCAGTACAGCCAGGAGGACATCTTCCGCGGTTTCGACTTCGGCAACGCCTACAAGGATATGGGGGCGGGGGGAGGAGAGGACATCTTTTCCCGCCTGTTCGGGGGGGCCTTTGGCCGCGGCGGGCGGAGCGGCTTCCGGGCGGCGCCCCAAAAAGGCGCCGACCATGAAATGGAAACCGACGTCAGCTTCCGCGATGCCGCCCAGGGCTCTGAAAAGCTGGTGGCTTTCCGCAGGAACGGCAACCGCGAGGAGCTCAAGGTTAAAATCCCCGCAGGCGTGGAAAACGGCAGCAAGATCCGCATTGCCGGCAAGGGGGGGCCGGGGGAGAGCGGCGGGCAGCCGGGCGACCTCTACCTGATCATCCGCGTGCTGGCCGACCCGGTCTTTACCCGCGAGGGAGGCGACCTGTTCGTGGAGCGCTCCATACCGTTCAGTGCGGCTTGCCTGGGGACATCGCTGGATGTGCCCACCCTGGAGGGGGATAAGCGCATCAAGGTGCCGGCAGGCATTCAGGCCGGTACGAAGATCCGTCTGAAGGGGTGCGGCGTAAAACCGCTGGGATCGAACACCAAGGGGGATCTTTACGTGAAGGTCACCATCCAGGTGCCGGGCTCTCTGAGTGCGGAGCAGAAAAGGCTGGTGGAGGAATTGGCCGAACACGGCCTGTAG
- a CDS encoding metallophosphoesterase, with protein sequence MSQNNDKNGELENSPIKGIDRREFIKRTAAGAGAVAVGMVMGGCGTSSSAATASTVAAVVPSKSAWKFAVMNDTQWTQTDDGYNPDGTPVGIIAKLNQEFINKGVKFVVQTGDLTEKASSTGTTTATKTVNGTTTTYTYSNTAAEDMRALFAQTLYNAGIGFFPLRGNHDSAATTATEFQRAFPQAQNGQMNTTPADVLSLTNPDADLQPSPVKTGSAFTVGSNFSSPSSSVNNLKGLSYSFDYNNARFVLLDQFNTVDGFNADGTTAYAVGTTIAGQQSWIDTALAGKPSSGHAFVFSHKGMITEDHVDVLFGSDPSATNSPGLDAFITSLKNNNVGYHFCGHDHMYDRSLVATSDGTTAKVMQIVGASNSSKFYYPASPSNDVTYCSGKRQTLVKQELNTIGYCLVTVDGSHVTVEYYSAPAYPAPVNGGVIATTPTLTFTKRETFGYSLNGTQFVVAAGSAYTTVQDTSTAGSGTVAKVLAGSNGYTVTDPSGRFFSAVVTTGWYAANATASDILFLRGMSASLGSSQTDIFALSLTYDKTKVTDAQIQAGSFALAAPDDSGNWTNAVNKSTGGTKKFVLGAWKSSYPLGTYGVDTTSGTVWAVVNYNGYFAAVAGV encoded by the coding sequence ATGTCGCAGAACAATGACAAAAACGGTGAACTGGAGAATTCCCCGATAAAGGGTATCGACCGGCGCGAATTCATCAAGCGTACCGCAGCCGGCGCCGGTGCCGTCGCGGTGGGCATGGTCATGGGGGGCTGCGGGACATCGTCGTCTGCCGCCACGGCCAGTACGGTCGCGGCAGTGGTGCCGTCCAAGAGCGCCTGGAAGTTCGCCGTCATGAACGATACCCAGTGGACCCAGACCGATGACGGCTACAACCCCGACGGCACGCCGGTGGGCATCATCGCCAAGTTGAACCAGGAGTTCATCAACAAGGGGGTCAAGTTCGTGGTGCAGACCGGCGACCTGACGGAAAAGGCCAGCTCGACCGGCACCACCACCGCCACCAAGACGGTCAACGGCACGACCACGACCTACACCTACTCCAATACCGCCGCCGAGGACATGCGGGCGCTCTTTGCCCAGACCCTGTACAATGCCGGGATCGGTTTCTTCCCCCTGCGCGGCAACCATGACAGCGCGGCAACCACGGCCACCGAGTTCCAGCGGGCCTTCCCCCAGGCCCAGAACGGCCAGATGAACACGACGCCGGCGGACGTCTTAAGCCTCACCAATCCCGATGCCGATCTCCAGCCCTCCCCCGTCAAAACCGGTTCCGCCTTCACCGTCGGTTCCAACTTCAGCAGCCCCAGCAGCAGCGTGAACAACCTGAAGGGGCTCTCCTACTCCTTCGATTACAACAACGCCCGCTTCGTGCTGCTCGACCAGTTCAACACCGTCGATGGCTTCAACGCCGACGGGACCACCGCCTACGCCGTCGGCACGACCATCGCGGGACAGCAGAGCTGGATCGACACCGCCCTGGCCGGCAAGCCCAGCAGCGGTCACGCCTTTGTCTTCAGCCACAAGGGGATGATCACCGAAGACCACGTGGACGTGCTCTTCGGCTCCGACCCGTCGGCCACCAACTCTCCGGGACTGGACGCCTTCATCACCAGCCTGAAGAACAACAACGTCGGGTATCACTTCTGCGGCCACGACCACATGTACGACCGCAGCCTGGTGGCGACCTCCGACGGCACGACCGCCAAGGTGATGCAGATCGTGGGCGCCTCCAACAGCAGCAAGTTCTACTACCCCGCCAGCCCCTCCAACGACGTGACCTACTGCAGCGGCAAACGCCAGACCCTGGTCAAGCAGGAGTTGAACACCATCGGTTATTGCCTGGTGACCGTTGACGGCTCCCACGTGACGGTGGAGTACTACTCCGCCCCCGCCTATCCCGCACCGGTCAACGGCGGGGTGATCGCCACCACGCCGACCCTCACCTTCACCAAGCGGGAGACCTTCGGGTACAGCCTGAACGGCACCCAGTTCGTGGTGGCGGCCGGTTCCGCCTATACCACGGTACAGGATACGAGCACGGCGGGCAGCGGCACGGTCGCCAAGGTCCTGGCCGGTTCCAACGGCTACACGGTGACCGATCCCTCGGGACGCTTCTTCAGCGCCGTGGTCACCACCGGCTGGTACGCGGCCAACGCCACCGCCAGTGACATCCTGTTCCTGCGGGGCATGTCGGCCTCCCTGGGGAGCAGCCAGACCGACATCTTCGCCCTCTCCCTGACCTACGACAAGACCAAGGTGACCGACGCCCAGATCCAGGCCGGCTCCTTCGCCCTGGCCGCGCCGGACGACAGCGGCAACTGGACCAACGCCGTGAACAAAAGCACCGGCGGCACGAAGAAGTTCGTGCTCGGCGCCTGGAAATCCAGCTACCCCCTGGGTACCTACGGCGTGGATACGACGAGCGGCACCGTCTGGGCGGTCGTCAACTACAACGGCTACTTTGCCGCCGTGGCCGGCGTCTAG
- a CDS encoding twin-arginine translocase TatA/TatE family subunit, with translation MFGFGVPELLIVLAIVVVVFGAGRLPELGGALGKTIRNFRKASEGRDEIEIKAKEA, from the coding sequence ATGTTCGGATTCGGCGTACCGGAACTGCTCATCGTCCTCGCCATCGTCGTGGTGGTCTTCGGCGCCGGCCGCCTGCCGGAGCTCGGCGGTGCCCTAGGCAAGACCATCCGCAATTTCAGGAAGGCGTCCGAAGGCAGGGACGAGATCGAGATCAAGGCGAAAGAAGCATAG
- a CDS encoding type II toxin-antitoxin system RelE/ParE family toxin: MIRSFACKQTEKFYHGERVPRFQAFAQQAEKRLQILESATCVEDLMNLPSNRFEALGGDRKGRQSIRINQQWRICFEWREDGPYNVEIVDYH, from the coding sequence ATGATCCGGTCATTCGCCTGCAAGCAAACTGAAAAGTTCTATCACGGCGAACGCGTCCCGCGTTTTCAGGCTTTTGCCCAACAGGCTGAAAAAAGACTGCAAATTCTCGAAAGCGCCACCTGCGTGGAAGATTTGATGAACCTGCCAAGCAACCGCTTCGAGGCTTTGGGTGGCGACCGGAAGGGCCGGCAAAGCATACGCATCAACCAGCAATGGCGGATCTGCTTCGAGTGGCGGGAGGATGGCCCGTACAACGTGGAGATTGTCGATTATCATTGA